The genomic segment GGGACAGCGGCAAGGCTGTGGCCTCGCCCGCGCTCATGCCCTTCACGTCGTCCGCAGGAGCCGAGACCTTCCGGGCCGCTCTGCGGGCGCCGCTACTGCAGGCGGAGGATTTCCGGCGCAGGCTTGGCGGCGGCACTCTAACTCTTGAAGGCTGGTCGCATGCCGATGACGCCATCATCGAGGCGCAGGGCGCTCTCACCCAGCATTGGACAGCCCAGGCCCTATCGAAGCTAAGATTCCTGCCGGGGCTCGTGCCGCGCCTGGAGAGGCCTGGGGCAGTGCTTCTCGATGTGGGAGCCGGTGCAGCAGGCCTCTCCATCACTCTGTGCCGACATTTTCCGCATCTGACGGCCGTGGCGCTCGAACCCGCCTCGCATCCGGCAAAGCTGGGAGAAGCGCATGTGCGTCAAGCGGAGCTGACGGACCGCATCGCGATCCATCAGGAGCGGGTGGAGGATCTCGCCGATCAGATGGCTTTTGATCTCGCCTTCTTGCCGCAGATGTTCCTGCCGGATAAGATCATCGAGCGCGCGCTCCAGCGGATCTTTTGCGCTTTGAAGCCAGGCGGCTGGGTTCTTGTCGCCGTGCTGGCCCACGACGGTCAAAGCACGCTCTCTGCGGTCAACCAGCTGAAGAACCTTCTCTGGGGCGGGAACACCCGTGACGTGCCCCACCTCAAGCCGCTTCTCGAATTGGCTGGCTTCGATCCCGTGATCAGGGCGCCGGGCCGAAAAGCGCTGCGTATGATCTGCGCGCGCCGCCCAAACCGTCGTGATCCACCTTGAAGTGGATCATGCCATTCCTAGAACCAACACGATCGGACACGCGCTCGAAAGCGAAGGGGCTCGTCTCCATGGGGAGGACATCGTGAGCGCTCAAGCGAGTTCGGTTGCAGTCGTCGGCGGAGGATTGGGCGGATTGGCGGCAGCCTGCGTCGCGGCGGCACGAGGCCACACGGTCACGCTTTACGACAAGAATTCTTGGATCGGCGGCAAGGCGGCGGTTCTCCACGAAGCGGGCTTCCGCTTCGATATGGGCCCGACGATCCTGACGGTCCCGCGGGTGCTCGAACGCATCTTCGCTGAATCCGGACGCAATCTTTCCGACTATCTCGATCTTGTGCGGCTCGATCCGCAGTGGCGCTGCTTCTTCGATGACGGCACGCAGATCGACCTGCAGGAAAATATCGGCGCGATGGCCGATGCCATGGAACGCTTCGCTCCCGGAAAGGGCACGGGCGACGGATACAGGCGCTTCCAGGAAATCTCCGCCCACCTGCACGACATCTCGAATCGGTTCTTCTTCTGGAAGCCGGTGGAGGATCTCTTCGATACCATCAACATCCGCGCCAACATAAACCCCGCGACCTTGCGGGACGTGCTGTCCCTGCGCATGGGATCCTCGGTCGCCGGCACCATCCGTTCCAAGGTCAAGGACGAGCGCTTGGCGCAGATGCTCGACCACTTCACGCAATATGTCGGCTCATCGCCCTACGGATCTCCCGCCGTGCTCTGCGCCATAGCCCATATGCAGGCGGCGGATGGCGTCTGGTATCCGATGGGCGGGACGCGCGCCGTGGCGGAGGCCCTGGCCAAACTTGCGGCCGAGCTCGGCGCCACCATCAGGACCGACAGCGATGTCGCCTCGCTCAAGGTCGAGAACGGTGCCGTGAAGGGACTCACTCTCGCCAATGGCGATGCCATCGCCTACGACAGCGTTATCTCCAACATGGATTCCATCCGCACTTATCGCGAGCTCGTCGGCGGCGAGGTGGGCGAGCATTATGCGCGTAAGGATTTCGAACCCGCCTGTTCCGGCGTCGTGCTCTATCTCGGCCTCAAGAAGCGCTACGAACACCTCCTCCACCACGACTTCGTGTTCTCGTGTGATCCCGAGGTAGAGTTCGACTATATCTACCGCCAGGGCGAGCCTGCACCGGATCCAACCTGCTATCTCGCGGCACCTGCCGCAACGGATGCCAGCGTCGCGCCGGAGGGCGGCGAAGCGCTCTACGTTCTGGTGCACACGCCGTATCTTCGCCCGCATCACGACTGGTCGCAGATGTTCCCGGCTTATCGGCAGGTGATCCTCGACAAGCTGAAGCGCACGGCCGGTATGGAGGACCTTGAGGAGCGCATCGTGGTCGAGCGCCACCTCACACCACAGGACATCCACGACCGCTACAAGGTCCTCAACGGCGCGATCTACGGTTTGGCGAGCCATGGCAAGTTCATGGGCGCCTTCAAGCCGGGCAACCGCAGCCGGCAGGTGCGCGGCCTCTATCTTGCCGGCGGCGCGGCCCATCCCGGACCCGGCATGCCGATGGTCATGATGTCGGGCTGGATCGCTGCCGATGCCCTCGATTCGGACTGCAAAGTGGACAATCTACGGAACGTGTCTTGAGACCGGAAACCAGCAGCCCTGCCAGCGCGCGCCTCCCGCCCGATCATGAGAGATCCTCTCCAGTCGCGCGCCGTTCGCCTCTGCTGCATCGTTTCATGGTCTCGGTCTTACGGCGCTATTTCACGCGTCACATGAATGCGCTGCGCATCGCGTCCTGGAGCTTGCCGAATGCTCCGGCGCAGGGCCCGGTGCTCATCTATTCCAATCATCCGGCCTGGTGGGACGCGGCGGTCTACATCCTCGCTGCGGACCTCTTCCTCCCGTCGTACGAGAGCTATGCGCCGATCGACGCCGCGATGCTGAAGCAATACGGCATCTTCGGCCGCATCGGCGCCTTCGGCGTCGATCTCGAAAGCAGGCGCGGCGCAGCCGATTTTC from the Microvirga ossetica genome contains:
- a CDS encoding SAM-dependent methyltransferase, with the protein product MLWRAYALLSHGRDRIGLGSWRFRSSAPTRRKANDVLKVLEEADTAVWSVSALSACAESGLLLRLGRPATVGELAAGLSIPSAFVQCLLDMLAGFGFVTWDSGKAVASPALMPFTSSAGAETFRAALRAPLLQAEDFRRRLGGGTLTLEGWSHADDAIIEAQGALTQHWTAQALSKLRFLPGLVPRLERPGAVLLDVGAGAAGLSITLCRHFPHLTAVALEPASHPAKLGEAHVRQAELTDRIAIHQERVEDLADQMAFDLAFLPQMFLPDKIIERALQRIFCALKPGGWVLVAVLAHDGQSTLSAVNQLKNLLWGGNTRDVPHLKPLLELAGFDPVIRAPGRKALRMICARRPNRRDPP
- a CDS encoding phytoene desaturase family protein, encoding MSAQASSVAVVGGGLGGLAAACVAAARGHTVTLYDKNSWIGGKAAVLHEAGFRFDMGPTILTVPRVLERIFAESGRNLSDYLDLVRLDPQWRCFFDDGTQIDLQENIGAMADAMERFAPGKGTGDGYRRFQEISAHLHDISNRFFFWKPVEDLFDTINIRANINPATLRDVLSLRMGSSVAGTIRSKVKDERLAQMLDHFTQYVGSSPYGSPAVLCAIAHMQAADGVWYPMGGTRAVAEALAKLAAELGATIRTDSDVASLKVENGAVKGLTLANGDAIAYDSVISNMDSIRTYRELVGGEVGEHYARKDFEPACSGVVLYLGLKKRYEHLLHHDFVFSCDPEVEFDYIYRQGEPAPDPTCYLAAPAATDASVAPEGGEALYVLVHTPYLRPHHDWSQMFPAYRQVILDKLKRTAGMEDLEERIVVERHLTPQDIHDRYKVLNGAIYGLASHGKFMGAFKPGNRSRQVRGLYLAGGAAHPGPGMPMVMMSGWIAADALDSDCKVDNLRNVS